A genome region from Alkalimarinus coralli includes the following:
- a CDS encoding PAS domain-containing hybrid sensor histidine kinase/response regulator produces MDISVKTFINQGISPDSSSSLAKCVRLCNLAAYTLAVGLIPYLFLYWHHQLYTAFSTVFFLVLFNASIPYVNQLGYNKLARTSFVIVNYALGFVNSTLLGQETFVFLYLVVGLPVSVMLFRFREYGLQTLCLGIASFLIVLDLVFCVAPFFRYELTDSALEHIRVTVVLGSLSCSFLFILFFRYESGSAQRNFEQLVVSKQIIKNDLDAVFFCDMAGHIKLANQAAEKLSGYALNELIGMKLSAMYRDPEIIGADDNLSVNSPSSTTKEPWLMACEQRNWHGETELQMRDGYYVTALVSQFVVTDEEGRPVGIAVTAKNITRQKQTELALIEAKEKAEEAAIVKANFLATMSHEIRTPLNGVIGMAQLLLEDDPKPEHVESLNILKFAAENLLTLINDVLDFSKIDAGRITLETVPFCLAELVNSIKNSSQYLACEKGIEFKVSLDNQLDEMYQTDPVRLTQVLLNLTSNAIKFTKVGGVTLSVAIVRSDESEADIAFKVSDTGIGIAQDKLGYIFEQFSQADSTITRHYGGSGLGLSITKGLLEAFGADIEVESEEGKGTTFSFTLTMKKVLDGAPSSASKGYLDNRHNPDLNEELAGLSILVAEDNPVNVMVIRKWLTKWRVELDIVKNGEEAVQRVREKTYDLVLMDIQMPVMDGFQATLAIRSLMKGAPLPIIALTATTTDEFVAEAYNVGMNGYLGKPFNPNHLKSKIMELCLVQPA; encoded by the coding sequence ATGGATATTTCAGTTAAAACATTCATCAACCAGGGTATTTCGCCTGATAGCTCATCCAGTTTAGCGAAATGCGTCAGGCTATGTAATCTAGCGGCCTATACGCTTGCCGTTGGCTTAATTCCATACCTTTTTCTATATTGGCATCATCAGCTTTACACGGCATTTTCAACCGTATTCTTTCTCGTTTTATTCAATGCCTCAATCCCTTATGTGAACCAGCTCGGTTACAACAAGTTAGCCCGTACATCATTCGTCATTGTTAATTATGCTCTGGGGTTTGTTAATTCAACGCTGCTGGGGCAAGAGACGTTTGTCTTCCTTTATCTGGTCGTCGGCCTTCCGGTGTCTGTAATGCTATTTCGGTTTAGAGAGTATGGCTTACAAACTCTTTGCTTGGGTATTGCTTCGTTTCTCATTGTGCTTGATCTGGTGTTTTGCGTTGCGCCTTTTTTCAGATATGAGCTAACCGACTCGGCGCTTGAGCATATTCGAGTGACCGTCGTGTTGGGGTCACTGTCCTGCTCATTTCTTTTTATCCTGTTTTTCCGTTATGAAAGTGGCTCTGCGCAGCGGAATTTTGAGCAACTTGTGGTGAGCAAACAGATTATAAAAAATGATCTGGATGCAGTTTTTTTCTGCGATATGGCAGGACATATTAAACTGGCCAATCAGGCTGCGGAAAAACTGTCCGGTTATGCCCTTAACGAGCTGATCGGAATGAAACTGAGTGCCATGTACCGCGACCCTGAAATAATAGGCGCTGATGACAACCTGTCTGTGAATAGCCCATCTTCCACCACGAAAGAGCCCTGGTTGATGGCCTGTGAACAGAGGAATTGGCATGGTGAAACTGAGCTACAAATGCGAGACGGCTACTATGTTACTGCATTGGTCAGTCAGTTTGTTGTCACTGACGAAGAGGGAAGGCCTGTTGGAATAGCCGTCACTGCAAAAAATATTACCCGTCAGAAACAAACCGAACTTGCATTAATTGAAGCCAAAGAAAAGGCAGAAGAAGCGGCAATCGTAAAGGCAAATTTCTTAGCGACAATGAGCCATGAAATACGCACGCCGCTGAATGGCGTTATTGGGATGGCGCAGCTGCTACTTGAAGATGACCCAAAACCTGAACATGTCGAGAGTTTGAATATTCTTAAATTTGCGGCCGAAAACTTACTCACGCTTATTAACGACGTGCTGGATTTCAGCAAAATTGATGCTGGTCGAATCACTTTAGAAACAGTGCCTTTTTGTCTAGCTGAACTGGTTAATAGTATCAAGAATAGCTCGCAATATTTGGCCTGTGAGAAAGGTATTGAGTTTAAGGTCTCTTTGGATAATCAGCTTGATGAAATGTATCAGACTGACCCGGTTCGCCTGACTCAGGTGCTCTTAAACCTAACCAGTAATGCGATTAAATTTACCAAAGTCGGCGGCGTGACACTGAGTGTTGCGATTGTTCGCAGTGACGAAAGTGAGGCTGACATAGCGTTTAAGGTTTCGGATACGGGTATCGGCATTGCACAGGACAAGCTGGGTTACATCTTTGAGCAGTTTTCCCAGGCGGACAGTACAATCACTCGTCATTACGGAGGGAGTGGGCTCGGGTTGTCGATTACCAAGGGGTTGTTGGAAGCGTTTGGGGCAGATATTGAGGTAGAAAGCGAGGAAGGCAAAGGAACAACATTCTCGTTTACCCTGACTATGAAAAAGGTGCTGGATGGTGCTCCGTCCAGTGCCTCCAAGGGTTATCTGGACAATCGTCATAACCCTGACTTAAACGAAGAACTGGCAGGGCTTTCAATTCTGGTCGCGGAAGATAACCCGGTTAACGTGATGGTTATTCGAAAGTGGTTAACTAAGTGGCGCGTGGAGCTTGATATCGTGAAAAACGGTGAAGAAGCCGTGCAGAGAGTTCGTGAAAAAACATACGACTTAGTGTTGATGGATATACAAATGCCGGTTATGGACGGTTTTCAGGCGACACTGGCGATTCGAAGCTTAATGAAAGGGGCTCCTCTTCCCATTATTGCACTTACCGCGACCACGACGGATGAGTTTGTAGCTGAAGCGTACAACGTAGGTATGAATGGCTATTTGGGTAAACCGTTTAACCCGAATCATTTGAAGTCCAAGATTATGGAGTTGTGCTTGGTTCAACCTGCTTAA